In one window of Deinococcus ruber DNA:
- a CDS encoding alpha/beta fold hydrolase yields MQFNYYRRGQGKPLLLIHGLGSSWRSWTPVLADLTAQRDVIALDLPGFGHTAPLVGKRSVATLADAVTDFLRVHGLLGIDAVGSSMGARLVLELARRGVVGAVVSLDPGGFQRGWEKPFYYRTGQFSLAMIRLFQPLMPTLTANPIGRSVVYAQYSTHPWTLDARLSLIEMQTYAAAPSAHDLMHDLIMQEGDVRLGTPKGSLTKRVVIGWGRHDRVCLPRQAHRAQALFPDATLHWFEHSGHYPQWDMPAETAQLILDVTR; encoded by the coding sequence ATGCAGTTCAACTATTACCGTCGCGGGCAGGGCAAACCCCTGCTACTCATCCATGGACTGGGCAGCAGTTGGCGTTCCTGGACGCCCGTGCTGGCTGACCTCACCGCCCAACGCGACGTGATCGCTCTTGACCTCCCAGGCTTCGGTCACACCGCCCCCTTGGTGGGCAAGCGCTCGGTGGCGACCCTGGCCGACGCCGTCACAGACTTTCTGAGGGTCCACGGCCTGCTGGGCATCGATGCGGTCGGCAGTTCCATGGGCGCTCGGCTGGTGCTCGAACTGGCACGACGCGGCGTCGTCGGGGCCGTGGTGTCACTTGATCCGGGGGGCTTCCAGCGCGGCTGGGAAAAACCCTTCTACTACCGCACCGGCCAGTTCTCGCTGGCGATGATTCGGCTCTTCCAGCCGCTCATGCCCACGCTGACCGCCAACCCCATTGGTCGGAGCGTGGTGTACGCTCAGTATTCGACCCATCCGTGGACACTGGATGCCCGGCTCAGCTTGATCGAGATGCAGACCTACGCGGCCGCGCCCTCCGCGCACGACCTGATGCACGACTTGATCATGCAGGAGGGTGACGTGCGGCTGGGAACGCCCAAGGGCAGCCTGACGAAACGGGTGGTGATCGGCTGGGGCCGGCATGACCGGGTGTGTTTACCTCGGCAGGCCCACCGGGCACAGGCCCTGTTCCCGGACGCGACGCTGCACTGGTTTGAACACAGCGGTCATTATCCGCAGTGGGACATGCCGGCGGAGACGGCACAACTGATTTTGGACGTCACCCGTTAA